Proteins encoded by one window of Leptospira barantonii:
- a CDS encoding alginate export family protein, with translation MTTGVLLLCTFTIGLFPQDVKKEKSKTESAPILNLDPPSDVKYQEQENDGKGIPEIQQELAKEEPYKSPYKGKLPGEFMKSMLLAPDHQDAVRKVDRLWLGDIFRVGFQVRPRFDYSHNADFDKRTQDDKNFATQNSQVSFIIDPNPYVAAKVTIQDVRVFGGEQSRKDGQLGYLGLSNSAGVELSSAPTATNSVSIKNNTDLREGFIQLKNFAEGFEVYLGRQIFGFGDNRYIGGRNDGQTGNSFDGARVKYNSKHFNSEAFTSIIAEDTNAGSGNNTANGVKRGTVNDTYLSGLYNTLKFEDFLVDLYYFNIDKKWEQGPTPTSSLDRTRQRDDLNTVGFRLTNRTDNNRLPKTKSWDWTLEGSWQYGFNGQRVNAGWDTLKQTVDGKSTSQRIYTENVEYDAKYFIAQTGYTFFDRFRVGIQYSIGSGDPNRTDNKVATYDASFATRSGGFPYFDSGNGIVNATFWSNTRTKSVHLMYNSANYGRFIFVAYDIQKASENDAWYSSGGTANTGLTTENNTGSAFGGYKLGERGGKRLFYEFDLIYQFYLKDYVSIWTGGSYLLAGDSVRNARVNPWAPNVNDRYTLDNKSYSFFLFVQFAM, from the coding sequence ATAACAACAGGAGTCCTTTTACTCTGTACTTTTACAATCGGCTTATTTCCTCAGGACGTGAAGAAGGAAAAATCAAAGACTGAGTCTGCCCCTATTCTCAACCTAGATCCCCCTTCCGATGTGAAATACCAAGAACAAGAAAACGACGGAAAAGGGATTCCCGAAATTCAACAAGAACTCGCAAAGGAAGAGCCGTATAAAAGTCCTTACAAAGGAAAACTTCCCGGCGAATTTATGAAGTCCATGCTTCTCGCTCCGGATCACCAAGACGCGGTTCGTAAAGTGGATCGTCTTTGGCTCGGCGATATTTTCCGCGTGGGTTTTCAGGTTCGTCCCCGTTTCGATTACAGCCACAACGCGGATTTCGATAAACGAACTCAGGACGATAAGAACTTCGCGACTCAGAATTCGCAAGTGTCGTTTATCATCGATCCGAATCCTTACGTAGCGGCGAAGGTTACGATCCAAGACGTTCGTGTTTTCGGAGGTGAACAATCCAGAAAGGACGGACAACTCGGTTACTTGGGTCTTTCCAACTCGGCCGGTGTGGAACTCAGCTCGGCGCCGACCGCAACCAACTCAGTAAGTATCAAAAACAATACGGATCTTCGGGAAGGTTTTATCCAACTCAAGAATTTTGCGGAAGGTTTCGAAGTGTATCTCGGAAGACAGATCTTCGGTTTCGGTGATAACCGATACATCGGAGGAAGAAACGACGGCCAGACCGGTAACTCGTTCGACGGCGCGAGAGTGAAATACAATTCCAAACATTTCAACTCGGAAGCGTTTACGTCCATCATCGCGGAAGACACAAACGCGGGTAGCGGTAACAACACCGCGAACGGAGTCAAACGCGGAACCGTAAACGATACGTATCTTTCCGGTTTATACAACACTCTGAAATTCGAAGACTTCCTTGTGGATCTTTACTACTTCAATATCGATAAAAAATGGGAACAAGGCCCGACCCCCACTTCTAGTTTGGATAGAACCAGACAAAGGGACGATTTAAACACGGTAGGATTTCGTTTAACAAACAGAACGGATAACAATCGTTTGCCGAAAACGAAATCTTGGGATTGGACTCTCGAAGGTTCTTGGCAATACGGCTTCAACGGTCAAAGAGTGAACGCAGGTTGGGATACTCTCAAACAAACCGTGGACGGTAAGTCGACTTCTCAAAGAATTTATACGGAAAACGTGGAATACGACGCGAAGTATTTCATCGCCCAGACGGGTTACACTTTCTTCGATCGTTTTCGTGTGGGTATACAATACTCGATCGGTTCCGGAGATCCGAATCGAACGGACAACAAGGTTGCGACATACGACGCTTCTTTTGCGACAAGATCGGGAGGATTTCCTTACTTCGATTCCGGAAACGGTATCGTGAATGCGACATTCTGGTCGAACACAAGAACCAAGTCCGTACACTTGATGTATAATTCCGCGAACTACGGAAGATTCATCTTTGTCGCTTACGATATTCAAAAAGCTTCCGAAAACGACGCTTGGTATTCTTCGGGAGGAACGGCTAACACCGGTTTGACGACTGAGAACAATACCGGCTCGGCCTTCGGCGGTTACAAACTTGGTGAAAGAGGCGGAAAACGTCTTTTCTACGAATTCGACTTGATCTATCAATTCTACCTCAAGGACTACGTTTCGATTTGGACGGGCGGTTCTTATCTTCTCGCAGGAGATTCGGTTAGAAACGCAAGAGTCAATCCTTGGGCTCCGAACGTAAACGACAGATACACGTTGGACAATAAGTCCTACAGCTTCTTTCTTTTCGTTCAGTTCGCGATGTAA
- the cysT gene encoding sulfate ABC transporter permease subunit CysT, which translates to MSTLNFRTKPYGKTAFGITLGVTVTYLSLIVLIPLGALFLKSSGIGWEGFWKLLTNDRIVAALYLSFGAGAVAALINLVIGFLFAWVLVRYDFPGKSLLDSLVDLPFTLPTAVAGIALTTIYTQNGIIGKLFAPYDIKIAYTPIGIVIALVFIGFPFVVRTVQPVLEEFPKELEESAYCLGANRWQIFRRIIFPELLPPLITGAAMAFARGIGEYGSVVFISGNLPGKTEILPLLIVTKLEQYQYEEATGIAFIMLVISFSILLGINILQTVSARRKG; encoded by the coding sequence TTGTCCACTTTGAATTTTAGAACCAAACCCTACGGAAAAACCGCCTTCGGAATTACGCTCGGCGTCACGGTGACTTACTTAAGTTTGATCGTACTCATTCCGTTAGGCGCTCTTTTTTTGAAAAGTTCGGGAATCGGTTGGGAGGGTTTTTGGAAACTTCTTACCAACGATCGTATCGTCGCGGCGCTTTACTTAAGTTTCGGAGCGGGAGCCGTCGCCGCGCTCATCAATCTGGTGATCGGATTTTTATTCGCTTGGGTTCTGGTTCGTTACGATTTTCCCGGTAAGTCTCTGCTCGATTCTCTTGTGGATCTTCCTTTCACACTTCCCACTGCGGTTGCGGGAATCGCGCTCACCACGATCTACACTCAAAACGGAATCATAGGAAAATTATTCGCGCCCTACGACATCAAGATCGCATACACTCCGATCGGAATCGTAATCGCTCTTGTTTTTATCGGTTTCCCTTTTGTGGTAAGAACGGTTCAACCCGTTTTGGAAGAATTCCCGAAAGAACTTGAAGAGTCGGCGTATTGTCTTGGCGCAAACAGATGGCAGATTTTTAGAAGGATCATTTTTCCGGAACTCCTACCCCCTTTGATCACCGGCGCGGCAATGGCCTTTGCGAGGGGAATCGGAGAATACGGATCGGTCGTATTCATTTCGGGAAACCTTCCGGGTAAAACTGAAATTCTTCCCTTGTTGATCGTAACAAAACTCGAACAGTATCAATACGAGGAAGCGACCGGAATCGCGTTCATCATGCTCGTGATCTCCTTTAGTATATTATTAGGTATTAATATTCTTCAGACGGTTTCCGCAAGGAGAAAGGGATGA
- the modB gene encoding molybdate ABC transporter permease subunit, whose amino-acid sequence MTELDWETMRHPILLTLIVSAFSTLIATLFGVTAAYFISRWRFFGKGILDSILTLPLVLPPTVLGYYLLVLLGRRGIFGSFLLDTFHFSFLFHWSGAVIASVIVSFPLVYRSSLTSFEDLDSDYEDTARTLGKGNVEIFWRVLLPLSWRGILAGAMLAFARGMGEFGATLMIAGNIPKRTQTLSLAIYDSVQSGNDSIAFYLVVLTSVLSVLVLTVSNGMLKKSHW is encoded by the coding sequence ATGACCGAACTCGATTGGGAGACGATGCGCCATCCGATCCTGCTCACTTTGATCGTGAGCGCGTTTTCCACTTTGATCGCGACCTTGTTCGGAGTGACTGCGGCGTATTTTATTTCCCGTTGGAGATTTTTCGGAAAAGGAATTCTCGATTCCATCCTTACCTTGCCGCTTGTGTTGCCTCCTACGGTTCTTGGATATTATCTTTTGGTGTTATTGGGACGACGCGGAATTTTCGGTTCCTTTCTTTTGGATACGTTTCATTTCAGTTTTTTATTTCATTGGTCCGGCGCGGTGATCGCTTCGGTGATCGTTTCCTTCCCGCTCGTCTACAGATCCTCTCTTACTTCCTTCGAGGATTTGGATTCGGATTACGAGGACACCGCGAGAACATTAGGAAAAGGGAATGTAGAAATTTTTTGGAGGGTGTTATTGCCCTTGTCTTGGAGGGGGATTCTCGCGGGCGCGATGCTTGCGTTCGCAAGAGGGATGGGAGAATTCGGCGCTACGCTGATGATCGCGGGAAATATTCCGAAAAGGACACAAACTCTTTCGCTCGCGATATACGATAGTGTACAATCCGGAAACGATTCGATTGCGTTTTATTTGGTCGTTTTAACATCCGTATTGTCCGTGCTGGTTTTGACGGTTTCGAACGGTATGCTTAAAAAATCGCATTGGTAA
- a CDS encoding sulfate ABC transporter substrate-binding protein → MKTKIFKTTAIVFLLTIANLGLFAKDVTLLNVSYDPTRELYAEYNKLFASYWKSKTGDEVRVNQSHGGSGKQARSVIDGLEADIVTLALAYDIDIIASKGLIARDWLKSLPNNSTPYTSTIVFVVRKGNPKNIKDWDDLVRNKVSVITPNPKTSGGARWNYLAAWAFAQKKFNNDPGKVQDFIKTLYKNVPVLDSGARGSSNTFAQNGIGDVLIAWENESFLILEEFGKDKYEVVIPSLSILAEPPVAIVEKNAEKHGTIETAKAYLKSLYSDAAQEIIAKHGYRPRNPAILKKHESKFPKLDLITVDGHFGGWHKAQKDHFADGASFDQLYVK, encoded by the coding sequence ATGAAAACAAAAATTTTTAAAACCACTGCGATTGTCTTTCTTTTGACGATCGCCAACTTAGGGCTTTTCGCAAAAGACGTGACTCTTCTGAACGTATCCTACGATCCGACTCGGGAATTATACGCGGAATACAACAAACTATTCGCAAGTTATTGGAAATCCAAAACCGGAGACGAAGTAAGAGTCAACCAATCGCACGGCGGTAGCGGTAAACAAGCAAGATCCGTAATCGACGGGCTCGAAGCGGATATCGTAACTCTCGCTCTTGCATACGATATCGACATCATCGCTTCCAAAGGATTGATAGCGAGAGATTGGTTGAAAAGTCTTCCGAACAACAGCACACCCTACACTTCTACGATTGTATTCGTTGTGAGAAAAGGAAATCCGAAGAACATCAAGGATTGGGACGATCTCGTAAGAAACAAAGTCAGCGTGATCACTCCGAATCCTAAAACGAGCGGAGGCGCACGTTGGAATTATCTCGCGGCTTGGGCTTTCGCACAAAAGAAATTCAACAACGATCCGGGCAAGGTTCAAGACTTTATAAAAACGTTATATAAGAACGTTCCTGTTCTCGATTCGGGAGCGAGAGGTTCGAGCAATACGTTCGCACAAAACGGAATCGGAGACGTGCTGATCGCTTGGGAAAACGAATCCTTTCTCATTCTCGAAGAGTTCGGTAAGGACAAATACGAAGTCGTAATTCCTTCCTTGAGCATTCTTGCGGAACCTCCGGTTGCGATCGTGGAAAAGAACGCGGAAAAACACGGAACGATTGAAACCGCAAAGGCGTATCTCAAGTCGCTCTACTCCGACGCGGCTCAAGAGATCATCGCGAAACACGGTTATCGTCCTAGAAATCCTGCGATTCTCAAGAAACACGAAAGCAAGTTCCCTAAGTTGGATCTAATCACTGTGGACGGACATTTCGGCGGATGGCATAAGGCGCAAAAAGATCATTTTGCCGACGGTGCATCCTTCGACCAACTCTACGTGAAGTAA
- a CDS encoding sulfate ABC transporter substrate-binding protein, whose amino-acid sequence MKSKSTRIHTIAIALFLVSASLFSQTKLLNVSYDPTRELYTQINQLFIAHWKKQTGEDLVINQSHGGSGKQARAVIDGLEADVVTLALAQDIEAIAEKSKLLSSDWENLLPHQSSPYKSTIVLLVRKGNPKGIKDWDDLVKPGVGIVTPNPKTGGGARWNYLAAWGYAKAKYGSEEKAKDFIKKLYSNVLVLDSGARGSLTTFVQRGIGDVLISWENEAHLALRETSKDSNSSVEIVFPSVSILAEPSVAVVTKNAEKHKTLKLSESYLKFLYTPEGQEVIAKNFYRPTDIKVAMKYKSLFKNLKLFTIRDVAGNWKNAQEKHFADGAIFDQISAK is encoded by the coding sequence ATGAAATCCAAATCCACTCGAATTCATACCATCGCAATCGCCTTATTCTTGGTCTCCGCTTCTCTGTTTTCGCAAACCAAACTCTTAAACGTTTCTTATGATCCGACAAGAGAACTGTATACCCAAATCAACCAACTCTTCATCGCACATTGGAAAAAACAAACCGGCGAAGACTTAGTAATCAATCAATCCCACGGCGGTTCCGGCAAACAAGCAAGAGCGGTAATCGACGGACTCGAAGCGGACGTCGTAACATTGGCGCTCGCGCAAGATATCGAAGCGATCGCGGAAAAATCGAAACTTCTTTCCTCCGATTGGGAGAATCTTCTTCCGCATCAAAGTTCTCCTTACAAGTCTACGATCGTATTGTTGGTTCGAAAAGGAAATCCGAAAGGAATCAAAGACTGGGACGATCTCGTAAAACCGGGAGTCGGAATCGTAACACCGAATCCGAAAACCGGCGGAGGCGCGCGTTGGAATTATCTCGCGGCTTGGGGTTATGCGAAGGCGAAGTACGGATCCGAAGAAAAGGCCAAAGACTTTATAAAAAAATTATATTCGAATGTTCTCGTATTGGATTCCGGAGCGAGAGGTTCGTTGACGACATTCGTTCAAAGGGGAATCGGAGACGTGTTGATCTCCTGGGAGAACGAGGCTCACCTGGCGCTTCGTGAAACTTCCAAGGATTCGAATTCTTCGGTTGAAATCGTTTTTCCTTCGGTGAGCATTCTGGCGGAACCTTCCGTAGCGGTGGTAACGAAAAACGCCGAAAAACACAAAACTCTGAAATTATCCGAAAGTTATCTTAAGTTCTTATACACACCCGAAGGACAGGAAGTGATCGCAAAGAATTTCTATCGTCCCACCGACATAAAAGTCGCAATGAAGTATAAAAGTTTATTCAAGAATTTGAAACTATTCACGATCCGAGACGTAGCGGGTAACTGGAAAAACGCGCAGGAAAAACATTTCGCGGACGGAGCGATCTTCGATCAGATCTCCGCTAAATAA
- the modA gene encoding molybdate ABC transporter substrate-binding protein — protein MKRFQITVILALTFCLSPIFGEEKQLLVSAASSLTQAFGEIGKEFEKKHSIKVVFNFAASGILLQQIANGAPADVFASADQESVDKGLEKNLFDVSTRKNFVRNVLVLVVPVDSKLNLKKISDLKKETVQKISFGNPVTVPAGKYAKEVLDKEGWDEALEKKWIPGENVRQVLDYVSRGEVDAGFVYKTDAILFKDKVKIAISDLKTKPILYPAIAVAQSANSSEAKLFLEFLSSPTAKKIFEQYHFGKP, from the coding sequence ATGAAACGATTTCAAATTACGGTGATTCTGGCTTTGACGTTTTGTCTTTCTCCGATTTTCGGAGAAGAAAAACAACTTTTGGTTTCCGCGGCTTCTAGTTTAACACAGGCCTTCGGCGAGATCGGGAAAGAATTCGAGAAAAAACATTCCATAAAGGTCGTTTTTAACTTTGCGGCGTCCGGAATTCTTCTTCAACAGATTGCAAACGGAGCGCCTGCGGACGTGTTCGCTTCCGCCGATCAAGAAAGTGTGGATAAGGGTTTGGAAAAAAATCTATTCGACGTTTCCACGAGAAAGAATTTCGTGAGAAACGTTTTGGTTTTGGTCGTTCCAGTTGATTCTAAATTGAATCTGAAAAAGATCTCCGATCTGAAAAAGGAAACGGTTCAGAAAATTTCTTTTGGAAATCCGGTTACGGTTCCCGCCGGAAAGTACGCTAAAGAAGTATTGGATAAGGAAGGTTGGGACGAGGCCTTGGAAAAAAAATGGATTCCCGGTGAAAATGTAAGACAGGTTTTGGATTACGTTTCCCGAGGAGAAGTGGACGCGGGCTTCGTCTATAAAACGGATGCGATTCTTTTTAAGGACAAGGTGAAAATCGCGATCTCCGATCTAAAAACAAAGCCGATTCTGTATCCCGCGATCGCAGTCGCGCAGAGCGCGAATTCTTCCGAGGCGAAGTTGTTTTTGGAATTTTTGTCCTCTCCTACTGCGAAGAAAATTTTCGAACAGTATCATTTCGGAAAACCTTAG
- the pdxH gene encoding pyridoxamine 5'-phosphate oxidase has product MNSKIADIRTSYTLSSLDIEDAGNDPIAFFQKWFQEAVLSEVFEVNAMTLATATKNGIPDARTVLLKGITNDSFLFYTNYESRKGKELEENPKACLVFFWSELERQIRIEGNVTKVSKEESDEYFHSRPRESQIGAVASPQSQKIPDRKFLEERFAKLSKEFEGKDVELPTHWGGYAVHPVRIEFWQGRSSRLHDRIVFEKKADSSWEKFRVAP; this is encoded by the coding sequence ATGAATTCAAAAATCGCGGACATTCGAACCAGTTATACCTTATCCTCTTTGGACATCGAAGACGCCGGAAACGATCCGATCGCATTCTTTCAAAAATGGTTTCAAGAAGCGGTCTTATCGGAAGTTTTCGAAGTCAACGCGATGACTCTTGCAACCGCGACTAAGAACGGAATCCCGGATGCGAGAACCGTTCTTCTCAAAGGCATCACGAACGATTCTTTTCTTTTTTATACGAATTACGAAAGCAGAAAGGGCAAGGAATTGGAGGAGAATCCAAAAGCTTGTCTTGTCTTCTTTTGGTCCGAACTTGAAAGGCAGATTCGAATCGAAGGAAACGTAACCAAGGTTTCCAAGGAAGAATCGGACGAGTATTTTCATTCCAGACCGAGAGAATCACAGATCGGCGCGGTCGCTTCTCCTCAGAGTCAAAAGATTCCCGATCGTAAATTTTTAGAGGAACGTTTCGCAAAACTTTCGAAAGAATTCGAAGGAAAGGACGTGGAGTTACCGACTCATTGGGGCGGCTACGCGGTTCATCCGGTTCGTATCGAGTTTTGGCAAGGACGTTCGAGTCGTTTACACGATCGAATCGTGTTCGAAAAGAAAGCCGATTCTTCTTGGGAAAAATTTAGGGTTGCTCCCTAA
- a CDS encoding sulfate/molybdate ABC transporter ATP-binding protein, translated as MAIEVKNIIKRFGSFTAIDNLSLEVPAGELVALLGPSGSGKTTLLRIIAGLEDADEGQVIFEGQEVGKKNAKDRGVGFVFQHYALFRHMTIFENIAFGLEVRKRSERPNKEAIRDKVMSLLKLVQLENFHNRYPSELSGGQRQRIALARALAIEPRFLLLDEPFGALDAKVRKELRNWLRRLHDEIHITSVFVTHDQEEALEVSDKVVILKSGKIEQVGTPDEVYNHPKNSFVFHFLGDVNLFHGRVQGGQTQLGEIKVDAPEHAEVENANAVGYVRPYDVEILRTPIEAQTIPAEIQYIHSTGRTVKIDLKRLDTGAILESQLNSSEFQSLNLLPGETVHIRFRKVKVYVEDYTI; from the coding sequence ATGGCAATAGAAGTTAAGAATATTATAAAACGCTTTGGTAGTTTCACCGCCATCGACAATCTTTCTTTGGAAGTTCCCGCGGGAGAATTGGTCGCACTTTTGGGTCCTTCCGGTTCCGGTAAAACGACTTTGTTAAGAATCATCGCCGGACTCGAAGACGCGGACGAAGGCCAAGTGATCTTCGAAGGTCAGGAAGTCGGAAAGAAAAACGCAAAGGATCGCGGAGTCGGATTCGTTTTTCAACACTACGCACTTTTCAGACATATGACGATTTTTGAAAATATCGCGTTCGGTCTCGAAGTGAGAAAAAGATCCGAAAGACCGAACAAGGAAGCGATTCGAGACAAGGTGATGAGTCTTTTAAAACTCGTTCAACTCGAGAATTTTCACAACCGATATCCTTCCGAACTTTCCGGCGGACAGAGACAAAGGATCGCGCTCGCAAGAGCCCTAGCGATCGAACCTCGTTTTTTGCTGTTAGACGAACCTTTCGGCGCCTTGGACGCAAAGGTAAGAAAGGAACTTAGAAATTGGCTCAGAAGACTTCACGACGAAATTCATATCACGAGCGTGTTCGTAACTCACGATCAGGAAGAAGCCCTCGAAGTTTCGGACAAGGTAGTCATTCTTAAATCCGGAAAGATCGAACAGGTCGGAACTCCGGACGAGGTTTACAATCATCCGAAAAATTCTTTCGTGTTTCACTTTCTCGGAGACGTGAATCTTTTTCACGGAAGGGTTCAGGGCGGACAAACACAACTCGGTGAAATCAAAGTGGACGCGCCGGAACACGCCGAAGTTGAAAATGCAAACGCTGTCGGCTATGTTCGTCCTTACGACGTTGAAATTCTAAGAACTCCGATCGAAGCGCAAACGATTCCCGCCGAAATTCAGTATATTCATTCCACAGGAAGAACGGTGAAGATCGATCTCAAACGTTTGGATACGGGCGCGATTCTGGAATCACAATTGAATTCTTCCGAATTTCAATCCCTGAATCTGCTTCCCGGCGAAACGGTTCACATTCGTTTTAGAAAAGTGAAAGTTTACGTGGAAGACTATACGATCTAA
- the cysW gene encoding sulfate ABC transporter permease subunit CysW, with the protein MRQESLLVRSILIGTVFFLTALILLLPIYTVFHEALSKGWNAYLEGIQEPDTISALKLTLLVVSIAVPLNTIFGIVSAFSITRFEFPGKSWLLTIIDSPFSVSPVISGLIFILLFGRQGWFGPWLEEADIKIVFNTPGLVIATVFITLPFVARELIPLLESTGIEEEEAGLLLGASPLKVFFKIVAPGIKYGLLYGIILCNARAMGEFGAVSVLSGHIRGQTNTLPLQIEVLYNEYNSVAAFSAASLLVFLSLITLIAKQILDRKIKITKKEELLQEEA; encoded by the coding sequence ATGAGACAGGAATCCTTACTCGTACGATCAATTCTGATCGGAACCGTTTTTTTTCTGACGGCTCTGATTCTTCTTCTTCCTATTTATACGGTTTTTCACGAAGCCCTTTCCAAGGGTTGGAATGCGTATTTGGAAGGAATCCAAGAACCCGATACGATATCCGCGTTGAAGTTGACTCTTCTTGTGGTTTCGATCGCGGTTCCATTGAATACGATCTTCGGAATCGTATCCGCGTTTTCGATCACACGTTTCGAATTTCCCGGTAAGAGCTGGCTTTTAACGATCATCGATTCTCCGTTTTCGGTTTCACCGGTGATCTCCGGTTTGATCTTCATTCTTCTTTTCGGAAGACAGGGTTGGTTCGGTCCTTGGTTGGAAGAAGCCGATATCAAAATCGTATTCAACACACCGGGTCTTGTCATCGCGACGGTATTCATCACACTTCCTTTCGTTGCGAGAGAATTGATTCCTCTCCTCGAATCGACCGGAATCGAAGAGGAAGAAGCGGGTCTATTACTCGGCGCTTCACCGCTGAAAGTATTTTTTAAGATCGTGGCGCCAGGAATCAAATACGGATTGTTATACGGAATCATTCTTTGTAACGCAAGAGCGATGGGAGAATTCGGCGCGGTCTCCGTTTTATCCGGACATATCCGCGGACAAACGAACACTCTTCCGTTACAGATCGAAGTTCTATACAACGAGTATAATTCCGTAGCCGCATTTTCCGCGGCTTCCCTACTCGTATTCTTATCCTTAATCACTCTGATCGCGAAACAGATCCTGGATAGAAAAATCAAAATCACCAAAAAAGAAGAATTGCTCCAAGAGGAGGCGTAG
- a CDS encoding ATP-binding cassette domain-containing protein: MSLTVNIQKTLIDRKRRFFLDLDFRSIRDFLFIYGPSGAGKTLTLKTISGLIQPDHGRIVLSDEVFFDSEYRIDLPAQKRKVGYLPQNYSLFPHLTVRKNLEFPLKGTFSFRLSESDRVLVEDILEIFEIESVSEAYPKNLSGGQKQRVALARALIRKPELLLLDEPFAALNSELKDKMKSELKKIQRLFQVPVVVVSHDQADHSYFGADCLLIENGVTQSIRREKEKANKTKDSSVRK; the protein is encoded by the coding sequence GTGTCCCTTACCGTAAATATTCAAAAAACATTGATCGATCGAAAAAGAAGATTTTTTCTGGATCTCGATTTTAGATCGATCCGCGATTTTTTGTTTATCTACGGTCCTTCCGGTGCGGGAAAAACCTTAACTCTGAAGACGATTTCCGGATTGATCCAACCGGATCACGGAAGAATCGTACTCAGCGACGAAGTTTTTTTCGATTCAGAATATCGAATCGATCTTCCCGCCCAAAAAAGAAAAGTCGGATATCTTCCTCAAAACTATTCGCTCTTTCCTCACCTGACGGTTCGTAAAAATTTGGAATTTCCTCTCAAAGGAACATTTTCATTTCGATTGTCCGAATCCGATCGGGTCCTCGTTGAGGATATATTAGAAATCTTTGAAATAGAAAGCGTCTCGGAAGCGTATCCTAAAAATCTTTCGGGCGGGCAAAAACAGAGAGTCGCTCTGGCGAGAGCCTTGATCCGAAAACCGGAACTTCTACTTCTTGACGAACCCTTTGCGGCTCTGAACTCCGAGTTGAAGGATAAGATGAAGTCGGAATTGAAAAAGATACAAAGACTCTTTCAGGTTCCGGTCGTCGTTGTCTCTCACGATCAAGCGGATCATTCTTACTTTGGAGCGGATTGTCTTTTGATCGAGAACGGTGTTACACAGTCGATTCGAAGAGAAAAAGAAAAAGCGAACAAAACAAAAGATTCTTCCGTAAGAAAATAG